One window of the Pseudofrankia sp. DC12 genome contains the following:
- a CDS encoding Uma2 family endonuclease: MALPAPPVTVAALDAIDADDGRVELLDGLCVLRPWPTPLRTRVTQRLAELLAVAAPSGAHVYPHGLRVEVSARTLLIPDLVVGPAPTPTRPSADTDPSGTPPLAGTVPSRITEPPFLVIEVADEHTRRYNRTLKLDLYRDRGIPSCWLVDPDPAGRTVTIEIYDLVDGAYPRAGRASDETPLSVTRPFPVTFIPADLVDPGD; this comes from the coding sequence GTGGCGCTGCCCGCGCCGCCGGTGACGGTGGCCGCGCTGGACGCGATCGACGCGGACGACGGCCGGGTGGAGCTGCTCGACGGGCTGTGCGTACTACGCCCGTGGCCCACGCCGCTGCGCACCCGGGTGACGCAGCGACTGGCCGAGCTGCTCGCCGTGGCCGCGCCGTCCGGTGCGCACGTCTATCCGCATGGCCTGCGCGTCGAGGTTTCCGCCCGGACGTTGCTGATCCCGGATCTGGTGGTCGGCCCCGCGCCCACCCCGACCAGGCCCTCCGCGGACACCGACCCGAGTGGAACGCCGCCGCTGGCCGGCACGGTGCCGTCCCGGATCACCGAGCCACCGTTCCTGGTCATCGAGGTGGCCGACGAGCACACCCGCCGGTACAACCGCACGCTGAAGCTCGATCTCTACCGCGACCGCGGGATTCCGTCCTGCTGGCTGGTCGATCCGGACCCGGCGGGGCGCACCGTGACCATCGAGATCTATGACCTCGTCGACGGTGCCTACCCGCGGGCCGGCCGGGCCAGCGACGAGACCCCGCTCAGCGTCACCCGCCCGTTCCCGGTCACGTTCATCCCGGCCGATCTCGTCGACCCCGGCGACTAG
- a CDS encoding glycosyltransferase: protein MTRPTLDGSEQAEAVPGGAADTVRPESTWCGEVELSAPSLPALPRTADGRLCEDARVLVRLHGDPVGYVQLPLAEGRLDADAALRQAVDQFGPSIRRHLAAEGLPETELVPAPAATARCSLATPRAPRRRSAAAAPVQPVATVVVCTRDRPQTLLACLDRLRRLRHPNIEIVIVDNAPSDEATKLAFASAVGDLAHFRYVREERPGLSWARNRGVAEARGEIIAFTDDDVTVDEGWIAGILRGFAQGDDIGCVTGLVATASLTEVAERYFDSRLNWSASCAARRYDLVEHRVPSPVYPYSAGIFGAGANIAFRRETLATVGEFDTALGAGTAAAGGEDLDIFLRVLLAGYAIYYEPASLVWHTHRSSVDELNRQMYAYGSGMAAYLTKHLTDLTTARGLMARVPRGLWEMRKISTDSQGAAGSDDALQRRLLAWELAGYAAGPALYARSRRRSAGLGGSRPATTVVALSSSAAAAAAAAPADPTAADDGATPSSDGPTGLVCGELELAGPMVRLPAGEHDGDYGRARLLVRVHGEPIGYVELPLAADADGPAGVDVQTAVSLAVETLGGRIRQHLADDGVTLPAGPDPGVVVKAVRSGAPSRPCRRLPGATPRITIVVCTRNRPRLLTACLDGLRTLRYDNFEVVVVDNAPTDDGTKAAFDAAVGTDDRFRYVVEPVPGLSSARNKGLAEAGGEIIAYTDDDVRVDADWLLGLARGFARRDDVACVTGLVGSADLATDIEQYFDAKVSWSTSCTPRVYDMDPANAPGPLHPFTAGVFGTGANLALRTETVRALGGFDTALGAGTRTRGGEDLDIFVRILLDGHALAYEPAALVWHSHRSDLAELSRQMFGYGSGLTAYIVKYLVDPATRRRVVAGIPGGVRHARQLGSRTKEIPAAPKPEVMRRLRAREMAGMLAGPGLYLQARRRSARASARGAQR, encoded by the coding sequence ATGACCAGACCGACGTTGGATGGTTCCGAGCAGGCGGAGGCCGTACCCGGCGGCGCGGCCGACACGGTCCGGCCGGAGTCCACCTGGTGCGGCGAGGTCGAGCTCTCCGCACCCAGCCTGCCGGCGCTGCCACGCACCGCGGACGGCAGGCTCTGCGAGGACGCCCGCGTCCTGGTCCGGCTCCACGGCGACCCGGTCGGCTACGTCCAGCTTCCGCTCGCCGAGGGCCGGCTCGACGCCGACGCCGCGTTGCGGCAGGCCGTGGACCAGTTCGGCCCGAGCATCCGGCGGCACCTCGCGGCCGAAGGGCTGCCGGAGACCGAGCTGGTGCCCGCGCCCGCCGCTACGGCGCGCTGCTCGCTCGCGACCCCGCGCGCGCCGCGCCGGCGCTCGGCGGCGGCCGCGCCGGTCCAGCCGGTCGCGACCGTCGTCGTCTGCACCCGCGACCGTCCGCAGACGTTGCTCGCCTGCCTGGATCGGCTTCGGCGCCTGCGGCACCCGAACATCGAGATCGTCATCGTCGACAACGCACCGTCCGACGAGGCGACCAAGCTCGCTTTCGCCTCCGCCGTCGGGGACCTGGCCCACTTCCGTTACGTGCGGGAGGAGCGGCCGGGGCTGTCGTGGGCGCGGAACAGGGGCGTCGCCGAGGCGCGCGGCGAGATCATCGCCTTCACCGATGACGACGTCACCGTCGACGAGGGGTGGATCGCGGGCATCCTGCGTGGCTTCGCGCAGGGCGACGACATCGGCTGCGTGACCGGACTGGTGGCGACCGCGTCGCTGACCGAGGTGGCGGAACGCTACTTCGACTCGCGGCTCAACTGGTCCGCGAGCTGCGCCGCCCGCCGTTACGACCTCGTGGAGCACCGGGTCCCGAGCCCCGTGTACCCCTACTCGGCCGGCATCTTCGGCGCCGGCGCCAACATCGCGTTCCGCCGGGAGACGCTGGCCACCGTCGGCGAGTTCGACACCGCGCTGGGCGCGGGAACGGCGGCGGCGGGCGGCGAGGACCTCGACATCTTCCTGCGCGTGCTTCTCGCGGGCTATGCCATCTACTACGAGCCGGCCTCGCTCGTCTGGCATACCCACCGCAGCAGCGTGGACGAGCTGAACCGCCAGATGTACGCGTACGGCAGCGGGATGGCGGCCTACCTGACCAAGCACCTCACCGATCTGACCACGGCGCGCGGCCTGATGGCCCGGGTCCCGCGTGGGCTGTGGGAAATGCGCAAGATCAGCACGGACAGCCAGGGCGCCGCCGGCAGCGACGACGCGCTCCAGCGCCGGCTGCTCGCCTGGGAGCTCGCCGGCTACGCCGCGGGCCCCGCGCTCTACGCCAGATCCCGTCGGCGTTCGGCGGGGCTGGGTGGCAGCCGGCCAGCCACGACGGTCGTCGCCCTGAGCTCGTCTGCCGCTGCCGCTGCCGCTGCCGCGCCGGCCGACCCGACCGCGGCGGATGACGGGGCAACGCCGAGTTCCGACGGCCCGACTGGGCTGGTCTGCGGCGAGCTGGAGCTGGCCGGGCCGATGGTCCGGCTGCCAGCCGGGGAGCACGACGGTGACTACGGCCGGGCCCGGCTGCTGGTCCGGGTCCACGGTGAACCGATCGGCTACGTCGAGCTGCCCCTCGCGGCGGACGCCGACGGGCCCGCCGGCGTCGACGTCCAGACGGCCGTGTCCCTCGCGGTGGAGACCCTCGGAGGGCGAATCCGCCAGCACCTGGCCGACGACGGGGTGACGCTGCCGGCCGGTCCCGATCCCGGCGTCGTCGTCAAGGCCGTCCGGTCGGGCGCCCCGAGCCGCCCGTGCCGGCGGCTGCCCGGGGCGACCCCGCGGATCACCATCGTCGTCTGCACCCGCAACCGGCCACGGCTGCTGACCGCCTGCCTCGACGGGCTACGCACCCTGCGGTACGACAACTTCGAGGTCGTGGTCGTGGACAACGCGCCGACCGACGACGGCACCAAGGCGGCATTCGACGCCGCGGTCGGCACCGACGACCGCTTCCGGTACGTGGTGGAGCCGGTGCCCGGCCTGTCCAGCGCGCGCAACAAGGGCCTCGCGGAGGCCGGCGGCGAGATCATCGCCTACACCGACGACGACGTGCGGGTCGACGCCGACTGGCTGTTGGGGCTCGCCCGCGGCTTCGCCCGGCGGGACGACGTCGCCTGCGTCACGGGACTGGTCGGCTCGGCCGACCTGGCGACCGACATCGAGCAGTACTTCGATGCCAAGGTCTCCTGGTCGACCAGCTGCACGCCCCGCGTCTACGACATGGACCCGGCGAACGCGCCCGGCCCGCTGCATCCGTTCACGGCGGGCGTCTTCGGGACCGGTGCCAACCTGGCGCTGCGGACCGAGACCGTACGGGCGCTCGGCGGCTTCGACACCGCGCTCGGCGCCGGCACCAGGACCCGGGGCGGTGAGGACCTGGACATCTTCGTCCGGATCCTGCTCGACGGCCACGCCCTCGCCTACGAGCCGGCCGCACTCGTCTGGCACAGCCATCGCTCCGACCTGGCCGAGCTGAGCCGGCAGATGTTCGGCTACGGCTCCGGGCTCACCGCGTACATCGTGAAGTACCTGGTGGACCCGGCCACCCGCCGGCGCGTCGTCGCCGGCATCCCCGGCGGCGTGCGGCACGCCAGGCAGCTGGGCAGCCGTACCAAGGAGATTCCCGCGGCGCCGAAGCCCGAGGTCATGCGTCGGTTGCGGGCCAGAGAAATGGCCGGGATGCTCGCCGGGCCTGGGCTGTACCTACAGGCACGGCGACGAAGCGCACGGGCGTCCGCACGAGGAGCGCAGCGATGA
- a CDS encoding family 16 glycosylhydrolase produces MIERILKHPHRRAGERDNLRLAVGRARSPGRAGGRRAAGGAHIRAVALALAAAGVLAGCGLSHSGPSTPRPSGPSERWVAGSVGITDSRGTFWQPDVSVARGGQVATAGSGAAGTGNPALYRKARVDGSGYELPVVKPGTYAVVLHLLAPRDAGVGQNMFDVTVGGQTVVSALDVAARVGAGHALAVLVPVTVTGEVVDLGFRPRRGEVSVSAVSVTLDSAATIRGTFTDDFAGPAGATVDSRWTFETGGGGWGNNELGVYTSSNKNVALDGAGNLVITARREDIRDADGKTGHYTSGRLTTKNSLDLQYGHVETRLVLPTGGGLLPAFWAVGSNVDSVGWPVSGEIDILELPAPNGSIYASVHGPAQGDAAYARVAGIHRLPAATVAGFHTYSMDWYPGILQFSVDGTVYGSVSVDDMPPGQTWAFDHPFYLIFNLAVGGNWPGSPPAGTRFPQKMVIDYVQVTGHN; encoded by the coding sequence GTGATTGAGCGGATTTTGAAACATCCACACAGACGGGCTGGCGAACGGGACAATCTTCGTCTGGCGGTGGGCCGGGCTCGCTCTCCTGGACGCGCTGGCGGCCGGCGCGCCGCTGGCGGAGCGCATATCCGGGCCGTCGCTCTGGCACTCGCGGCGGCCGGGGTGCTGGCCGGCTGCGGGCTCTCACATTCCGGGCCGTCGACGCCCCGGCCGAGTGGCCCGTCCGAAAGGTGGGTCGCCGGCTCCGTCGGGATTACGGACAGTCGAGGCACCTTCTGGCAGCCGGATGTTTCCGTGGCCCGCGGCGGCCAGGTCGCCACTGCCGGTTCGGGCGCCGCCGGCACGGGCAATCCCGCCCTGTACCGCAAGGCGCGCGTCGACGGCAGCGGCTATGAGCTTCCGGTGGTCAAGCCGGGCACGTACGCCGTGGTGCTCCATCTGTTGGCGCCCAGGGACGCCGGGGTCGGACAGAACATGTTCGACGTCACCGTCGGCGGCCAGACCGTGGTCTCGGCGCTCGACGTCGCGGCGCGGGTGGGTGCTGGCCATGCCCTGGCCGTTCTCGTGCCTGTGACGGTCACCGGTGAGGTCGTCGACCTGGGCTTTCGCCCGCGCCGCGGCGAGGTGAGCGTGAGCGCGGTCAGCGTGACCCTTGACAGTGCCGCGACGATTCGCGGCACCTTCACCGACGACTTCGCCGGCCCGGCCGGCGCCACGGTGGATTCCCGGTGGACGTTCGAGACCGGTGGCGGCGGCTGGGGCAACAATGAGCTGGGGGTCTACACGTCCAGCAACAAGAACGTGGCGCTCGACGGCGCCGGAAACCTGGTCATCACGGCCAGGCGGGAAGACATCCGCGACGCGGATGGGAAAACCGGCCATTACACCTCGGGCCGGCTGACCACCAAGAATTCCCTCGACCTCCAGTACGGGCATGTCGAGACCAGGCTCGTGCTGCCGACCGGCGGTGGGCTGCTGCCCGCCTTCTGGGCGGTGGGCAGCAATGTCGACAGCGTCGGGTGGCCCGTCAGTGGCGAGATCGACATTCTTGAGCTGCCGGCGCCGAACGGATCGATTTACGCCTCGGTCCACGGCCCGGCGCAGGGTGACGCGGCCTACGCCCGCGTGGCGGGAATCCACCGGCTGCCGGCGGCGACGGTGGCTGGTTTTCATACGTACTCGATGGACTGGTACCCGGGAATTCTTCAGTTCTCCGTCGACGGAACAGTCTATGGTTCGGTGAGTGTCGACGACATGCCCCCGGGCCAGACGTGGGCGTTTGATCACCCCTTTTATCTGATCTTCAACCTCGCGGTCGGCGGTAACTGGCCGGGATCACCGCCCGCCGGCACCCGGTTTCCGCAGAAGATGGTCATCGACTACGTCCAGGTCACAGGTCACAACTAG
- a CDS encoding glycoside hydrolase family 16 protein has translation MFTSVGVLAVVALGVGIGLSRTGDLSASPMPAYASLVGDFTCITSTDGSCAVTPGLNATPDQLTVEAWAQDGGSDSKVPIVATNVGDYGFVLHANDPDGAPVARRRIHGSYVAWFHCASNAGPPCRHQHGGGQTVAGTATALPTEPATTPDDSTTSPVPGPTSTVLPSSVATSPAGLPQPGQSTPAVVRTAPGVTAAPATTAPAPANGAALQWADEFNGAAGTGVNKADWTAVSGSHHGELECYTPKSSNVAMDGQGDLVLTSRREAGCDGMPYTSGRLEGVNKRTFKYGYFEVRAKMPTAPGAFPAFWTLGANYPSVGWPRSGEIDIVEVTSNVPASVHTNIHGVDTAGKSWQSGWGGAGTYASSSNVGDAFHTYGLNWTSSALQYYFDGKLIHTISRSSVPVWLWDQENYLLLNLAITSTSGPDVQTMDVDYVRVYSAKP, from the coding sequence ATGTTCACTTCGGTCGGCGTTCTGGCTGTAGTCGCGCTGGGGGTGGGCATCGGGCTGAGCCGAACCGGTGACCTCTCGGCGAGTCCCATGCCGGCGTACGCCTCTCTTGTGGGCGACTTCACCTGCATCACCTCGACCGACGGCTCGTGCGCCGTGACCCCGGGCCTGAATGCGACACCAGACCAGCTCACCGTCGAAGCATGGGCGCAGGACGGCGGGTCCGATTCCAAGGTGCCCATCGTCGCGACGAACGTGGGTGACTACGGGTTCGTCCTGCACGCCAACGATCCCGACGGCGCACCGGTCGCTCGACGCAGAATTCACGGCTCCTACGTGGCTTGGTTCCACTGCGCCTCGAACGCGGGGCCGCCGTGCAGGCACCAGCACGGCGGGGGCCAGACGGTCGCGGGGACCGCTACCGCGCTACCCACCGAACCGGCGACGACGCCAGACGACTCGACCACCTCCCCGGTGCCCGGGCCTACCAGCACCGTGCTGCCCAGCTCGGTCGCGACGTCGCCGGCGGGCCTTCCGCAGCCTGGCCAGTCCACTCCGGCCGTGGTTCGCACCGCCCCGGGCGTCACGGCCGCGCCGGCCACCACCGCTCCGGCGCCCGCGAACGGCGCGGCGCTCCAGTGGGCGGACGAGTTCAATGGGGCGGCCGGCACCGGGGTGAACAAGGCGGACTGGACCGCGGTCAGCGGTTCGCACCACGGCGAGCTGGAGTGCTACACCCCGAAGAGCAGCAACGTGGCGATGGATGGCCAGGGGGATCTGGTCCTCACCTCGCGGCGTGAGGCCGGGTGCGACGGGATGCCCTACACCTCCGGGCGGCTGGAAGGCGTGAACAAGCGCACTTTCAAGTACGGATATTTCGAGGTCCGGGCGAAGATGCCGACGGCACCCGGCGCATTCCCCGCATTCTGGACACTTGGTGCGAACTATCCGTCCGTCGGCTGGCCGCGCAGTGGTGAAATCGACATCGTCGAGGTCACCTCGAACGTGCCGGCCTCCGTGCACACCAACATCCACGGGGTGGACACGGCCGGAAAGTCCTGGCAGTCCGGGTGGGGCGGGGCCGGGACGTACGCCTCGTCGAGCAACGTGGGCGATGCCTTCCACACCTACGGCCTCAACTGGACGAGCAGCGCGCTGCAGTACTACTTCGACGGCAAGCTGATCCACACCATCAGCCGCAGCTCGGTGCCTGTCTGGCTCTGGGACCAGGAGAACTACCTGCTGCTCAACCTGGCGATCACGAGCACCAGCGGTCCGGACGTCCAGACCATGGACGTCGACTACGTCCGGGTCTACTCGGCCAAGCCGTAG
- a CDS encoding GMC family oxidoreductase, with product MTVFDLDKLPPDTELTTEVCIVGSGPAGATLAAELAGSALRVLVVESGGREPEAAVAALNEVENVGASRVADQDLMRTRALGGTSRIWTGRCAELDEIDYVDRPWVAHSGWPLTGDELRPFLDRARTYLGLGPNLYDDRLWALLGRRPAGPPLPESRLVPRFWQFSRGATDPAGPTRFGVDVLPRAAGNDAEVDEPGRPVGSGNVNVLLHATVTHVDTDDTGAVVRGVEVASTSGRQARIRAAVVVLAGGAIENARLMLASNRVVPHGVGNRNDLVGRFLMDHPGSVIASVEPGSARRLRDRFGRYWLDGPDGRQVYIHGVGLSPRAQRDEELLNCAAFLEEYPATGDPWHAGQRLASRLRGGGEPAQDEVALASFWRREDEVPDPTPGRDALTLLRNAPTVAAGAYRMTRRHRPPIFQASRVDVYCLVEQEPDPASRVTLSDRMDGLGVPISRVDWRVSERERISAGRLAGLLAEELGRLGYASPEPADWLKGGEAWPENIIDRAHPIGTTRMADSPRAGVVDRNCQVHDTEGLFVAGSSTFPTAGHVNPTLTIVALAIRLADHLKARGRAGQAAWAPSPSVSS from the coding sequence GTGACCGTGTTCGATCTCGACAAGTTGCCGCCAGACACGGAGCTCACCACCGAGGTGTGCATCGTGGGAAGCGGTCCCGCCGGCGCGACGCTCGCCGCGGAGCTCGCAGGCAGCGCGCTGCGGGTGCTCGTGGTCGAGAGCGGTGGCCGGGAGCCCGAGGCCGCCGTCGCGGCGCTCAACGAGGTCGAGAACGTCGGCGCGTCGCGCGTCGCTGACCAGGACCTGATGCGGACCCGCGCGCTGGGCGGCACCTCGCGCATCTGGACCGGGCGCTGCGCGGAGCTCGACGAGATCGACTACGTCGACCGGCCCTGGGTGGCGCACTCGGGCTGGCCACTGACCGGGGACGAGCTGCGGCCCTTCCTCGACCGGGCCCGGACCTACCTCGGGCTCGGCCCGAACCTCTACGACGACCGGCTCTGGGCCCTGCTCGGCCGGCGCCCGGCTGGGCCGCCGTTGCCCGAGTCACGACTCGTCCCGCGGTTCTGGCAGTTCAGCCGAGGAGCCACCGATCCCGCGGGTCCGACCAGGTTCGGCGTCGACGTGCTGCCCCGGGCGGCCGGGAACGACGCCGAGGTGGACGAGCCGGGACGGCCCGTGGGCTCCGGCAACGTCAACGTCCTGCTGCACGCGACCGTCACCCACGTCGACACCGACGACACCGGCGCGGTCGTGCGCGGCGTCGAGGTGGCGTCCACCTCCGGGCGCCAGGCCAGGATTCGCGCGGCCGTGGTGGTGCTCGCGGGCGGGGCGATCGAGAACGCCCGGCTGATGCTCGCCTCGAACCGCGTCGTCCCGCATGGGGTCGGAAACCGCAACGACCTGGTCGGCCGGTTCCTGATGGACCATCCGGGCTCGGTCATCGCGTCGGTCGAGCCGGGCTCGGCCCGGCGGTTGCGCGACCGGTTCGGGCGTTACTGGCTGGACGGGCCGGACGGGCGCCAGGTCTACATCCACGGCGTCGGGCTGAGCCCGCGGGCCCAGCGCGACGAGGAGCTGCTCAACTGCGCGGCCTTCCTCGAGGAGTACCCGGCGACGGGCGACCCCTGGCACGCCGGCCAGCGGCTGGCGTCCCGGCTGCGCGGCGGCGGCGAGCCGGCGCAGGACGAGGTGGCGCTGGCCAGCTTCTGGCGCCGCGAGGACGAGGTACCCGACCCCACGCCCGGGCGGGACGCGCTCACGTTGCTGCGCAACGCGCCGACGGTTGCCGCGGGTGCCTATCGGATGACCCGGCGGCATCGCCCGCCGATCTTCCAGGCCAGCCGGGTCGACGTCTACTGCCTGGTCGAGCAGGAGCCGGATCCAGCCAGCCGCGTCACCCTGTCGGACCGGATGGACGGGCTCGGCGTTCCGATCTCCCGCGTCGACTGGCGGGTCAGCGAGCGCGAGCGGATCTCGGCCGGCCGGCTGGCCGGGCTGCTGGCGGAGGAGCTCGGGCGCCTCGGGTATGCCAGTCCGGAACCGGCTGACTGGCTCAAGGGTGGCGAGGCCTGGCCGGAGAACATCATCGACAGGGCTCACCCGATCGGGACGACCAGGATGGCCGACAGTCCGCGCGCGGGAGTCGTCGACCGCAACTGCCAGGTCCACGACACCGAGGGCCTGTTCGTGGCGGGCAGCTCCACGTTCCCGACCGCCGGCCACGTCAACCCGACGCTGACGATCGTCGCCCTGGCGATCCGGCTGGCCGACCATCTGAAGGCCCGTGGCCGGGCCGGCCAGGCCGCCTGGGCGCCGTCGCCCTCCGTGAGCTCGTGA
- a CDS encoding glycosyltransferase family 2 protein — MAFDEKAPGDAIGAAGNEYESARSSATRLPSSAELVTASVVICAYTLRRWDDLTAAVTSVRAQTVPAGDIIVVIDHNEELLELALSSFSDAVVVPNAGKPGLSGARNTGVERARGDVVVFLDDDAWAQPDWLERMLAHYTDPAVQGVGGAALPRWPEQGAGPWRGAHAGRPAWFPPEFDWIIGCSYIGLPTSVAPVRNPIGAGMSFRRSAFARVGGFSDGLGRVGSIPLGCEETEFGIRLRRDVAEAVILYEPAAVVLHGVTPDRTTWRYYRRRCFSEGISKAVVARRVGQESALEAEKAYVRHVLPRAVRRDLRSPRTWGRAAMVLVGVTFTVAGYGRGAIARATP, encoded by the coding sequence TTGGCTTTCGACGAGAAGGCGCCCGGCGACGCCATCGGCGCCGCCGGGAACGAATACGAATCCGCGCGATCGTCGGCGACACGATTGCCAAGCAGCGCCGAACTGGTCACCGCCTCAGTCGTAATTTGCGCGTACACGCTGCGCCGGTGGGATGACCTGACGGCGGCGGTCACGTCGGTACGTGCCCAGACTGTTCCAGCCGGCGACATCATCGTGGTGATCGACCACAACGAGGAGTTGCTCGAGCTCGCCCTGAGCAGCTTCTCCGACGCGGTCGTGGTGCCGAACGCCGGCAAGCCCGGTCTCTCGGGAGCCCGGAACACGGGTGTGGAACGGGCCAGGGGTGACGTGGTCGTCTTCCTGGACGACGACGCCTGGGCCCAGCCGGACTGGCTGGAGCGCATGCTCGCCCACTACACGGATCCGGCCGTGCAGGGCGTCGGAGGCGCCGCCCTGCCGCGCTGGCCCGAGCAGGGCGCTGGCCCGTGGCGCGGCGCCCACGCGGGCCGGCCAGCCTGGTTCCCGCCCGAGTTCGACTGGATCATCGGGTGCAGCTACATCGGCCTGCCCACGTCCGTCGCGCCGGTGCGAAACCCGATCGGCGCCGGGATGTCCTTCCGGCGGTCGGCCTTTGCCAGGGTCGGCGGATTCAGCGACGGACTCGGCCGCGTCGGGTCGATTCCGCTCGGCTGCGAGGAGACCGAGTTCGGCATCCGGCTGCGCCGGGACGTGGCCGAGGCCGTCATCCTCTACGAGCCCGCCGCTGTCGTCCTGCACGGCGTCACGCCGGACCGGACGACCTGGCGGTACTACCGGCGCCGGTGCTTCTCCGAGGGCATCTCCAAGGCCGTCGTCGCCCGCCGGGTAGGCCAGGAGTCGGCGCTCGAGGCGGAGAAGGCCTACGTGCGACATGTCCTACCGCGCGCCGTGCGGCGCGATCTGCGCAGCCCACGGACGTGGGGGCGCGCCGCGATGGTGCTGGTGGGCGTGACGTTCACCGTCGCCGGCTATGGCCGGGGCGCGATCGCGCGTGCCACTCCGTGA
- a CDS encoding endonuclease/exonuclease/phosphatase family protein encodes MAVVTKVLVVLAWVAAAGLAVAVLGRLTHLDDVLWPYVLVNALTPVLFLPAYPAFAVGVATHRYALAVVALVAVVAHLVWLWPEVRPGGASAAPAGAAHFRLLTANLELDNGRAGTLGRQIRADSPDVVVVEELSNVTYYGLMKSGALAGYHYSASRPQFGAFGAGVWSRYPLSDVAAPLVGGLDSLRVTVTLPAGQRFRLFAVHTLSPRNSHNVDVWRTQLADLRREVQATTLPVVLAGDFNATRDMRPFRRVLAAGLTDAHDSVHAGWSPTWNDRLPLVPALWRLDHVLTSPQFTATGLRVGKSYGSDHLPVVADLALRPSS; translated from the coding sequence ATGGCGGTCGTGACGAAGGTGCTGGTCGTCCTCGCCTGGGTGGCCGCGGCTGGCCTCGCTGTCGCCGTACTGGGCCGGTTGACGCACCTGGACGACGTGCTCTGGCCCTACGTTCTGGTGAACGCGCTCACTCCGGTCCTGTTTCTGCCCGCGTATCCCGCGTTCGCGGTCGGCGTCGCCACGCATCGTTACGCGCTGGCGGTGGTGGCCCTCGTCGCGGTGGTCGCCCATCTCGTCTGGCTGTGGCCTGAGGTCCGGCCGGGCGGCGCGAGCGCCGCGCCGGCCGGCGCGGCCCACTTCCGGCTGCTGACCGCGAACCTGGAGCTGGACAACGGCCGGGCCGGCACGCTCGGCCGCCAGATCCGCGCCGACTCCCCGGACGTGGTGGTCGTCGAAGAGCTGTCCAACGTGACCTACTACGGCCTGATGAAGTCAGGGGCACTCGCCGGCTACCACTACAGTGCATCCCGGCCACAGTTCGGGGCGTTCGGAGCGGGCGTCTGGTCCCGGTACCCGTTGTCGGACGTCGCGGCACCGCTCGTCGGCGGCCTGGACTCGCTGCGCGTGACGGTCACGCTGCCGGCGGGGCAGCGCTTCCGGTTGTTCGCCGTGCACACGCTGTCGCCGCGGAACTCCCACAACGTCGACGTGTGGCGGACCCAGCTGGCTGACCTGCGCCGAGAGGTGCAGGCCACGACGCTCCCGGTCGTCCTGGCCGGGGACTTCAACGCCACCCGGGACATGCGCCCGTTCCGCCGTGTCCTCGCCGCGGGGTTGACCGACGCTCACGACTCCGTGCACGCCGGCTGGTCGCCGACCTGGAACGACCGCCTTCCGCTCGTGCCAGCGCTGTGGCGGCTCGACCATGTACTCACCTCGCCGCAGTTCACCGCGACCGGGCTCCGGGTGGGGAAGAGCTACGGAAGCGACCACCTACCGGTCGTGGCGGACCTCGCGCTGCGGCCCTCGTCATGA
- a CDS encoding beta-ketoacyl-ACP synthase III, with protein sequence MTVELRSPAGPAGARILGVGAYRPPRVVSNAEISLAIDSSDEWIVSRSGIRSRRFAGADEPLGGMAAGAAGKAMAHAGISAADLSCVLVATMSNVVQSPSLATDVAARLGAEGVAAFDVSAACAGFSYALAMANDMIRAGSARYVVVIGAERMTDIIDPHDRGTAFLFGDGAGAVVVGPSGTAGIGPVVWGSDVSKRDVIGHDSSYLRWRESPELPWPVMRMDGPQVFRWASWQMAPVAQRALAAAGIEASDLAAFIPHQANIRIIDTMCRVLRLPKSVVVARDIATTGNTSGASIPLAMEDLLARQQAPSGGLALLVGFGAGLVYAAQVVRLP encoded by the coding sequence ATGACCGTCGAGCTGCGGTCACCGGCGGGGCCCGCGGGCGCGCGCATTCTGGGGGTGGGCGCCTACCGTCCGCCCAGGGTCGTCTCGAACGCGGAGATCAGCCTGGCGATCGACTCGTCGGACGAATGGATCGTCTCCCGTTCGGGTATCAGGAGCCGTCGGTTCGCCGGGGCGGACGAGCCGCTGGGCGGCATGGCGGCGGGCGCCGCCGGCAAGGCGATGGCGCACGCCGGTATCTCGGCGGCGGATCTGAGCTGCGTTCTCGTGGCGACGATGTCGAATGTCGTCCAGTCGCCGTCGCTGGCGACCGATGTCGCCGCCCGCCTCGGCGCTGAGGGTGTCGCGGCCTTCGACGTGTCGGCCGCGTGCGCCGGGTTCAGCTACGCCCTCGCGATGGCGAACGACATGATCCGCGCGGGCAGCGCTCGCTACGTGGTCGTCATCGGCGCGGAACGGATGACAGACATCATCGATCCGCACGACCGCGGTACGGCCTTCCTGTTCGGTGACGGCGCGGGTGCGGTGGTCGTCGGGCCGTCGGGCACCGCCGGCATCGGCCCGGTCGTGTGGGGATCGGACGTCAGCAAGCGGGATGTCATCGGGCACGACTCGTCCTACCTGCGGTGGCGGGAGAGCCCTGAGCTGCCCTGGCCGGTGATGCGTATGGACGGGCCGCAGGTGTTCCGGTGGGCGAGCTGGCAGATGGCGCCGGTGGCCCAGCGGGCGCTCGCGGCGGCCGGGATCGAGGCCAGCGACCTGGCGGCGTTCATCCCGCACCAGGCCAACATCCGGATCATCGACACGATGTGCCGGGTGCTCAGACTGCCGAAGAGTGTGGTCGTGGCCCGGGACATCGCGACCACGGGGAACACCTCGGGAGCCTCCATCCCGTTGGCGATGGAGGATCTGCTCGCCCGCCAGCAGGCCCCGAGCGGCGGCCTGGCGCTGCTGGTCGGGTTCGGCGCGGGGCTCGTCTACGCGGCCCAGGTGGTTCGGCTGCCCTGA